The following coding sequences are from one Paenibacillus tundrae window:
- a CDS encoding nitroreductase family protein yields MSNNETLRVISERHAVKKYEKGFVMPEADLNAILTAASEAPSSWNLQHWKFLVIESEADKAKLLPIAYGQSQIVDSSVTIAVLGDLEANRNTFIYDQAVEAGTLPAEVRDALVGQINGAYQSAQTARDEAIRNASFASQNIMLAARSLGYDTCPMGGYNPQQLVETFNIPARYIPTLLITVGKAAQPARPAGRFPLSETVVKGSF; encoded by the coding sequence ATGTCTAACAATGAAACACTTCGCGTAATTAGCGAACGTCACGCTGTCAAAAAATACGAAAAAGGTTTTGTAATGCCTGAGGCTGATTTGAACGCAATCTTGACTGCAGCTTCCGAAGCACCGTCTTCTTGGAACCTGCAACACTGGAAATTCCTCGTGATTGAGTCCGAAGCGGACAAAGCTAAATTGCTGCCAATCGCTTATGGCCAAAGTCAAATCGTAGACAGCTCAGTTACAATTGCTGTTCTAGGCGACTTGGAAGCTAACCGCAACACCTTTATCTATGATCAGGCTGTTGAAGCTGGCACATTGCCTGCTGAGGTTCGCGATGCATTGGTTGGTCAAATCAACGGTGCTTACCAAAGCGCGCAAACTGCACGTGATGAAGCGATCCGTAACGCATCGTTTGCTTCGCAAAACATTATGCTCGCTGCACGTTCTTTGGGTTATGATACTTGCCCAATGGGTGGTTATAATCCACAACAATTGGTCGAAACGTTCAACATTCCTGCACGTTACATCCCAACTTTGTTGATTACTGTAGGTAAAGCTGCACAACCAGCTCGTCCAGCAGGTCGTTTCCCATTGTCCGAAACTGTAGTTAAAGGTTCTTTCTAA
- a CDS encoding lactonase family protein: MEQAMSKDTFFYVGTYTSADQPGIYVGALNSDTGEMRIAHDIAGVDNPSYLALSPGKNSLYVASETDEGEVLVYRRDMSTGELHLMDRKSTKGASPCYVSVTADGNWVLASNYSSGSVNVFPVGDQDTLGEMSAFIEHTGRGLNDDRQEGPHAHSIQPDPSGQYAVVCDLGLDQIIVYRLEEGRLVTHRETNQPPGSGPRHLVFHENGKWAYVINELNNTVTAFMYDARRGELSTVQHISTLPEGHTGEGTAADIRISPCGRFLYASNRGDDSIVLYHIDQESGELEAVDWTSTLGQTPRNFNVLPGGILLVANQDSNNIVAFQMDREDGRLTHTGFKLEVPRPVCIVPVD; encoded by the coding sequence ATGGAACAAGCTATGAGCAAGGATACGTTTTTCTATGTCGGAACTTATACATCAGCAGATCAACCAGGTATTTATGTAGGTGCGCTGAATTCGGATACAGGCGAGATGCGGATTGCACATGATATTGCAGGGGTGGACAATCCATCTTACTTGGCTTTGAGTCCAGGTAAGAATTCACTATATGTTGCGAGTGAAACGGATGAGGGAGAGGTATTGGTCTATCGCCGGGATATGTCCACGGGCGAGCTGCACCTCATGGATCGCAAAAGCACCAAAGGGGCTTCGCCTTGTTATGTGTCCGTCACAGCGGATGGCAACTGGGTACTCGCATCCAATTACAGTAGTGGGAGTGTCAACGTATTTCCCGTAGGTGATCAAGATACGTTAGGTGAGATGAGCGCATTCATTGAGCATACCGGAAGAGGTCTGAACGACGACCGTCAGGAAGGGCCACATGCCCACTCCATTCAGCCAGATCCATCAGGGCAATATGCGGTCGTGTGCGATCTGGGATTAGATCAGATCATTGTCTATCGTCTGGAAGAAGGTCGATTGGTAACACACCGGGAGACGAACCAGCCTCCAGGTTCAGGACCAAGACATCTCGTATTTCACGAGAATGGCAAATGGGCCTATGTCATTAATGAGCTCAATAATACGGTGACTGCATTCATGTACGATGCACGTAGGGGAGAGCTTAGTACAGTGCAACATATATCCACTCTACCTGAGGGACATACGGGAGAAGGCACGGCTGCGGATATCCGAATCTCCCCTTGTGGACGTTTCCTATACGCCTCTAACCGTGGAGACGATAGTATTGTGCTCTATCATATTGATCAGGAATCCGGTGAGCTCGAAGCGGTGGATTGGACTTCCACATTGGGACAGACTCCGCGTAACTTCAATGTACTGCCAGGGGGAATATTGCTTGTAGCTAACCAGGACAGCAACAATATCGTTGCATTCCAGATGGATCGCGAGGACGGAAGACTGACACACACTGGCTTCAAGCTAGAAGTTCCACGTCCGGTATGTATTGTGCCTGTAGATTAA
- a CDS encoding RrF2 family transcriptional regulator, with protein sequence MNSEFTIAVHCLVFLSMKEDCMANSEDLSHSVGTHPARVRKVLSVLRKHGYLTTKEGAHGGYLLNRPSDEIKLGELYRLVAGGSLGPNWCSGESGSPCVVSSNMRDVMGGIYDGGEEALSIYFDRISIEDVKHRIGKSEGLSKSMNELLRQDKD encoded by the coding sequence ATGAACAGCGAATTTACCATTGCCGTCCATTGTCTTGTGTTTCTATCCATGAAGGAAGACTGTATGGCCAATAGTGAAGATTTGTCTCATAGTGTGGGTACACACCCTGCCAGAGTTCGTAAGGTGCTAAGTGTGCTGCGGAAGCATGGGTATTTGACGACTAAAGAAGGTGCTCACGGAGGGTACCTACTTAACCGTCCAAGTGATGAGATCAAGCTTGGGGAATTGTACAGACTGGTTGCTGGAGGTTCACTTGGACCCAATTGGTGTTCTGGCGAATCAGGTTCGCCGTGTGTTGTGTCTTCTAACATGAGGGATGTCATGGGAGGCATATATGACGGAGGCGAGGAAGCGCTGAGCATTTATTTTGATCGCATTTCCATTGAGGATGTGAAGCATCGGATCGGGAAAAGTGAAGGGCTGTCCAAGTCCATGAATGAGTTACTGAGACAAGATAAGGATTAA
- a CDS encoding S-layer homology domain-containing protein: protein MKKNIIALMTAGALLTLSLGATPTHAAQGGFTDLQGVAGADKIEALHHDGLIKGVSDNLFKPEQQLNTAQGIQLLADGLDLNLDTIRFVKEPLPSDSFSKVLDHVWYSNAFIRAKYNGIQMADDIDPSKPMTREQFTLFIMQGIEAKGGLPMIKLQPVDITDEQELTPEYQGAVQRSLAFKINTLDAEGNFHPKEVITRAEAAVMMFNAIEHLDNFHAPVVPETPEK from the coding sequence ATGAAAAAAAATATAATTGCTTTGATGACTGCGGGAGCATTACTTACCTTATCTCTTGGTGCTACACCTACTCATGCTGCGCAAGGCGGATTCACAGATCTTCAGGGAGTGGCCGGAGCAGATAAAATCGAAGCATTGCATCACGATGGTTTGATTAAAGGCGTGAGCGATAACTTGTTCAAACCAGAACAACAATTAAACACGGCACAAGGTATACAGTTGCTTGCAGATGGCCTGGATCTGAATTTGGATACGATCCGTTTCGTCAAAGAACCTCTACCAAGTGATTCCTTCTCCAAGGTGCTTGATCATGTGTGGTACAGCAATGCCTTCATTCGCGCAAAATATAATGGCATCCAGATGGCTGATGATATCGATCCATCCAAACCGATGACTCGTGAGCAATTTACTCTGTTCATCATGCAAGGGATCGAAGCCAAAGGCGGCCTACCGATGATCAAGCTACAACCTGTAGATATTACAGATGAGCAAGAGCTTACGCCTGAGTATCAAGGAGCAGTTCAGCGTTCGTTAGCGTTCAAGATTAACACATTGGATGCAGAAGGTAATTTCCACCCTAAAGAGGTTATTACTCGCGCAGAAGCTGCCGTGATGATGTTCAATGCGATTGAACATCTGGATAACTTTCACGCACCGGTAGTCCCGGAAACACCTGAAAAATAA
- a CDS encoding CcdC family protein: MAQISPFYLQIGATLGMLIMALLAIFIRMKASHRPVTIRKILIPPLGMSTGFLMFVVPETHVPLLWAAIALLVGWFIFSYPLIRSTRFERINGEIFATRSRSFAFILLGLLAVRLILHEVIQRYVSIPQTGGLFFLLAFGMIVRWRVYMYKHYKEVISAEEA, translated from the coding sequence GTGGCTCAAATTAGTCCATTTTACCTTCAGATCGGTGCAACTCTAGGGATGCTCATCATGGCGTTGCTTGCCATTTTCATTCGCATGAAAGCCAGCCATCGCCCAGTCACTATTCGTAAAATCCTGATCCCCCCACTTGGCATGAGCACAGGGTTTCTCATGTTTGTCGTTCCTGAAACGCATGTTCCACTGCTGTGGGCAGCCATTGCACTGCTTGTTGGTTGGTTTATTTTCTCGTATCCGCTTATTCGCAGCACTCGCTTCGAACGCATTAACGGCGAAATATTCGCAACACGCTCACGCAGCTTTGCTTTTATCTTGCTCGGACTGCTCGCTGTGCGGCTCATATTGCATGAAGTCATCCAGCGTTATGTATCCATTCCACAGACAGGTGGACTATTCTTCCTGCTCGCCTTCGGTATGATCGTCCGCTGGCGTGTGTACATGTACAAGCACTATAAAGAAGTGATTAGTGCAGAGGAAGCCTAG
- a CDS encoding TetR-like C-terminal domain-containing protein has protein sequence MSVEQLGQALTVAAAGRVGSEAIQDIATAYIDFVRQHPGLYEASFHAPDRDEPQLAAASTVALQLLLHSLQPYGLSEADALHAVRGLRSLCHGFASIGAQGGFAMNFEPSESLHFTISSFLDGLKQRSKDS, from the coding sequence ATGTCAGTAGAGCAGCTCGGCCAGGCACTAACCGTGGCCGCCGCAGGACGTGTCGGTAGCGAAGCCATTCAGGATATCGCTACCGCCTACATTGATTTTGTACGCCAACATCCCGGGCTTTACGAGGCTTCCTTCCATGCCCCTGATCGGGATGAGCCGCAGCTCGCCGCGGCCAGCACTGTAGCGCTACAGTTGTTGCTGCACTCCTTACAGCCGTATGGACTGTCCGAAGCCGATGCACTGCATGCGGTGCGTGGACTACGAAGTTTGTGCCATGGCTTTGCCTCCATCGGTGCACAGGGTGGGTTTGCCATGAATTTTGAACCTAGCGAGAGCCTGCACTTCACTATTTCATCCTTCCTAGACGGGCTAAAACAACGCAGTAAAGACAGTTAA
- a CDS encoding serine/threonine protein kinase, with product MELQRSWQRLLGLWTDRPLPKGAKIAERYTICELLGMGSYGLTYLCIDEQTGDEVALKGSKPSKGKLSARLLSREADVMSRLQHPAIPKLLNAFIYKGRSYIAIEYIRGETLETYIFEQGQRYSERECIELASQLLSPIAYVHQQGYIHGDVRIPNVIMKDGQLHLIDFGLARQMGEPLLPELKRRMRELPAPEDEPATADQDLQDLGHFLLFMLYSAYEPEKGKAPASWQEELDLQSDLVIMLERLLGLRPEYEAGASELQAEMQRILPKLH from the coding sequence GTGGAGCTGCAACGAAGCTGGCAAAGACTGCTGGGACTGTGGACAGATCGACCCTTGCCAAAAGGGGCAAAAATAGCAGAAAGATACACGATATGTGAATTGCTTGGTATGGGAAGTTACGGACTGACATACCTCTGTATAGATGAACAAACAGGAGATGAGGTTGCGTTAAAAGGTTCGAAGCCCAGCAAAGGTAAGTTATCTGCCCGACTGCTGAGTAGAGAAGCAGATGTGATGAGCCGGCTGCAGCACCCGGCGATTCCCAAACTTTTGAATGCATTTATATATAAGGGAAGAAGTTACATCGCCATAGAATATATTCGGGGAGAGACACTGGAGACGTATATCTTCGAACAGGGCCAGCGATATAGCGAACGAGAATGTATTGAACTGGCGAGCCAGTTATTATCTCCAATCGCTTATGTTCATCAGCAGGGATATATCCATGGGGATGTACGGATTCCCAACGTGATTATGAAGGATGGGCAATTGCATCTCATTGATTTTGGCCTGGCGCGGCAAATGGGGGAGCCGTTGTTGCCGGAGCTGAAACGGCGTATGCGCGAACTGCCTGCACCTGAAGATGAACCTGCAACGGCTGATCAGGATTTGCAGGATCTGGGTCATTTTCTTCTGTTTATGCTGTACTCCGCCTATGAACCGGAGAAAGGGAAAGCACCTGCAAGTTGGCAGGAGGAACTGGATCTTCAGTCGGATCTGGTCATTATGCTGGAAAGATTGCTGGGGCTTAGACCTGAATATGAGGCGGGGGCATCCGAGTTACAAGCTGAGATGCAGCGAATTCTGCCCAAGCTACATTGA
- the map gene encoding type I methionyl aminopeptidase translates to MITLKTKEQIEQMKKAGEILAACHREIAKMIRPGITTQEIDQFAEAFMKKNGATPEQKGYNGYQFATCASVNDVICHGFPGKYVLQDGDIVTIDMVVNLNGWLADSAWSYAVGQVTPEAQHLLDVTKNSLYKGIELAVVGNRIGDISHAIQTYAEGEGLSVVREFIGHGIGEKMHEEPQVPHYGPPHRGPRLKEGMVITIEPMLNIGTFRSKLDSDGWTARTMDGSLSAQYEHTIAITADGPVILTAQ, encoded by the coding sequence ATGATTACATTGAAAACAAAAGAGCAAATTGAACAGATGAAAAAAGCTGGTGAGATTCTTGCCGCATGCCATAGAGAAATAGCGAAAATGATTCGTCCAGGGATCACAACGCAGGAGATTGACCAATTTGCAGAAGCATTTATGAAGAAAAATGGCGCAACGCCGGAGCAAAAAGGTTATAACGGATACCAATTTGCGACATGTGCTTCAGTAAACGACGTAATCTGCCATGGTTTTCCCGGGAAATATGTGTTGCAGGACGGCGATATCGTCACGATTGATATGGTCGTGAATTTGAACGGATGGCTCGCTGATTCGGCATGGTCTTATGCAGTAGGGCAAGTTACGCCAGAAGCACAACATCTGCTAGATGTGACCAAGAACTCGCTCTATAAAGGCATTGAACTCGCTGTAGTAGGCAACCGAATCGGTGATATCTCACACGCGATTCAAACGTATGCTGAGGGCGAAGGGCTGTCGGTTGTTCGTGAGTTTATCGGGCACGGCATTGGCGAGAAAATGCATGAAGAGCCACAGGTGCCTCATTATGGCCCGCCTCATCGTGGACCACGACTCAAAGAAGGCATGGTCATTACCATTGAGCCTATGTTGAACATCGGTACGTTCCGTAGTAAGCTTGATTCAGATGGTTGGACGGCGCGTACAATGGATGGAAGCTTATCTGCTCAATATGAGCACACCATTGCGATTACAGCAGATGGTCCAGTGATTCTGACGGCTCAATAA
- a CDS encoding MBL fold metallo-hydrolase, whose amino-acid sequence MRITREYNVIQVSFLPRLFPVNVYLVEEDAELTLIDAGMPFSLKGILATAQSLNKPITKVILTHAHGDHVGALDGLKNALPNVEVLISRRDATLLTGDASLLPDEPQTPVRGSVPKNINTRPDRLLEDGDRIGSLLAIATPGHTPGHMAFMDTRSGVLIVGDAYQLQGGLAVAGQLRPLFPFPALATWHRETALASAKRLAELEPSVLAVGHGRMLRQPAAAMRAATADAAQRLRLAGGLR is encoded by the coding sequence ATGCGTATTACGCGTGAATATAATGTCATTCAAGTTTCATTCCTACCTCGGCTCTTTCCTGTGAATGTTTATCTTGTTGAAGAGGATGCTGAATTAACTCTGATCGACGCAGGAATGCCGTTCAGTCTCAAGGGTATTCTCGCCACTGCCCAATCTCTTAACAAACCTATTACCAAGGTGATTCTAACTCATGCCCATGGCGATCATGTCGGTGCCTTAGACGGTCTCAAGAATGCACTCCCCAATGTTGAGGTGCTAATCTCTAGACGGGACGCTACACTACTCACCGGGGATGCTTCGCTACTGCCTGATGAACCACAGACGCCGGTACGTGGCAGTGTACCCAAGAACATTAATACCCGTCCAGACCGCCTGCTGGAAGATGGAGATCGCATTGGATCGTTACTGGCGATTGCTACTCCTGGTCATACACCAGGGCACATGGCATTTATGGATACGCGCAGCGGTGTCCTCATCGTTGGCGATGCCTATCAGCTGCAAGGCGGCTTGGCCGTTGCCGGCCAGCTGCGCCCCCTCTTTCCATTCCCCGCGCTAGCCACATGGCACCGCGAGACTGCTCTTGCCAGCGCTAAGCGCTTGGCTGAGCTAGAGCCGTCCGTGCTGGCTGTAGGCCACGGACGAATGTTACGTCAGCCAGCAGCGGCGATGCGCGCGGCAACGGCTGACGCAGCGCAACGGCTGCGCCTTGCCGGAGGGCTTCGATGA
- a CDS encoding HEAT repeat domain-containing protein encodes MSEYMRDKMQGFGRSMSGWTETGSNYLVQVTGVICGGVFVTLLIIYLILLWRNQLTKRTLKLQKGAFRDLIADDSALRHYFAGGEITPKLLDMRKVQQEALQEVLLQQLEESTDDLQREKIRLLAGQAFGTLYRTKLSSMKWSQRINTLLYIEQFQMTELLPRLEEMMRSSLCTNQERFIILRMYARTGYVRLVKELLRKNTAMSDSQYLQIMLLLTDEIWEKVIDHYEDLPVQAKYNVVDAMRIRNVQSTRELALLERLLFEDHVEQRIFSLRALAQIGRLSDGTKEKLLLAWQEEGGIRSRLERLMYARLLGRVHTEGFIEHLNGLMGDPAYEIRQEAANSLAQYDQGIEKLRCVARVHPDKYARQIAEETLERKQYERKMA; translated from the coding sequence ATGAGTGAATATATGAGAGACAAAATGCAGGGGTTCGGGAGATCCATGTCCGGGTGGACGGAAACGGGAAGTAACTATTTGGTTCAGGTGACCGGTGTAATCTGTGGAGGCGTGTTCGTGACGCTTCTCATTATCTATCTCATCTTGTTGTGGAGAAATCAGCTGACGAAACGAACGCTAAAACTCCAAAAAGGAGCTTTCCGCGACCTAATTGCTGATGATTCTGCACTTCGTCATTATTTTGCAGGAGGAGAGATTACACCTAAGCTGCTGGATATGAGGAAAGTTCAGCAAGAAGCGCTACAGGAAGTGTTATTGCAACAATTAGAGGAAAGTACGGATGATCTCCAAAGGGAAAAGATTCGCCTCCTCGCAGGCCAGGCATTTGGTACGTTGTACCGAACCAAGCTTAGTTCAATGAAATGGAGTCAACGTATTAATACATTGCTCTACATAGAACAGTTCCAGATGACGGAACTTCTGCCTAGGCTGGAAGAGATGATGCGTTCTTCGTTATGCACGAATCAGGAACGATTTATTATTCTGAGAATGTACGCTAGGACAGGCTATGTACGTTTAGTGAAAGAGTTGCTTAGGAAAAACACAGCCATGTCAGATTCGCAATATCTGCAGATTATGCTATTACTTACAGATGAGATCTGGGAGAAGGTCATCGATCACTATGAGGATCTTCCTGTGCAGGCAAAGTATAACGTCGTGGATGCGATGCGCATTCGAAATGTGCAGTCGACGAGAGAGCTGGCATTATTAGAACGACTGCTATTCGAAGACCATGTAGAGCAGCGGATCTTTTCGCTTCGTGCTTTAGCCCAGATCGGTAGGCTGAGTGATGGAACCAAGGAAAAGCTACTGCTGGCTTGGCAAGAAGAGGGCGGTATTCGATCACGTCTAGAACGACTCATGTACGCTAGGTTGTTGGGACGTGTTCATACAGAGGGATTTATTGAGCATCTGAATGGACTTATGGGTGATCCTGCTTACGAAATAAGGCAGGAAGCTGCGAACTCTCTCGCTCAATATGATCAGGGAATCGAGAAATTACGCTGCGTAGCAAGGGTACATCCAGACAAATACGCGAGGCAGATAGCGGAAGAAACGCTGGAAAGGAAGCAGTATGAACGAAAGATGGCTTGA
- a CDS encoding NADP-dependent oxidoreductase — translation MSENEQIVLASRPEGAPSRDNFQFINTPLPEPEAGQVLVRTLYLSVDPYMRGRMKDTKSYSPPYALNEVIKGGAIGQVVESSEPNLRKGDLVTGMWGWQRYAAVNTGDLSLIDTEEAPLTAYLGAVGLTGLTAYFGMEDIGKPKEGETVVVSGAAGAVGMIAGQIAKIVGARVIGIAGSDEKCAYLKDKLGFDVVLNYKQESDMSAAIERVCPDGVDVYFDNVGGEISDAVLRHINRNARIPLCGQISSYNLEKPDIGMRPQTLLLTNTALMKGFLLGDYAKSFKEGRAKLAKWIKAGHIQYEENIVEGFEQTPEAFMGLFSGDNLGKQLVKVADPE, via the coding sequence ATGTCTGAAAATGAACAGATCGTACTTGCATCTCGTCCGGAAGGTGCACCATCCCGTGACAATTTCCAATTTATAAATACACCACTTCCTGAACCGGAAGCAGGACAGGTTCTGGTTCGTACATTATATTTGTCGGTTGATCCGTATATGCGAGGCCGGATGAAGGATACGAAGTCCTATTCGCCACCGTATGCGCTAAACGAAGTGATTAAAGGTGGAGCAATTGGTCAAGTGGTGGAATCCTCGGAGCCTAATCTGCGCAAGGGTGACCTTGTGACGGGAATGTGGGGCTGGCAACGTTACGCGGCAGTTAATACGGGAGATCTTTCACTGATCGATACCGAAGAAGCTCCATTGACTGCATATTTGGGTGCGGTTGGTCTTACAGGACTAACAGCATATTTCGGGATGGAGGATATCGGTAAACCTAAGGAAGGCGAGACTGTCGTTGTATCCGGCGCAGCAGGTGCTGTAGGGATGATCGCAGGGCAGATTGCCAAGATCGTAGGCGCTCGTGTCATAGGTATTGCTGGTTCTGATGAGAAATGTGCATACCTCAAAGACAAATTAGGATTCGACGTGGTATTGAATTACAAACAAGAGAGCGATATGTCCGCAGCCATCGAACGGGTATGTCCGGATGGCGTAGATGTATATTTTGATAATGTCGGCGGTGAAATTTCCGATGCGGTGTTACGCCACATTAACCGAAATGCACGTATTCCATTGTGTGGGCAGATCTCTTCCTATAACTTGGAAAAGCCAGATATCGGTATGCGTCCGCAGACATTGTTGTTAACCAATACAGCACTGATGAAGGGATTCCTCTTGGGAGACTACGCCAAGTCCTTTAAGGAAGGTCGTGCGAAGTTAGCCAAATGGATCAAAGCAGGTCATATTCAATATGAGGAAAATATTGTGGAAGGTTTCGAACAGACACCTGAAGCATTCATGGGTCTCTTCTCAGGGGATAACCTAGGTAAACAACTGGTGAAGGTTGCCGATCCGGAGTAA
- a CDS encoding AraC family transcriptional regulator, with translation MQKLIVLPDPLLEEAAAYPVTSGLYVTDIGYFHEAENHYRDRPEGCPSHILMYCAEGTGWYATDGGKRQDVKAGSLVVLPAHVAHIYGAYSADPWSIYWIHLRGEHAAAYMEPLLAGGVLTMAPAKAQKWLELYHECYGALETGYSLQTMTYTSQIVGYMLGMLAYGHGTEGNMISSKRAAEQSVQYMLEHLESGVTLKELAAQASLSAPHYSQLFKQATGHSPIDYFLRLKIQHSCRYLDFTDWTVKQISSKLGFKDPYYFSRLFRKMIGQSPTDYRNKSKG, from the coding sequence ATGCAAAAACTAATCGTATTACCTGACCCGCTACTAGAGGAAGCCGCGGCTTATCCCGTAACGTCCGGTTTGTACGTTACCGACATTGGATACTTTCATGAGGCGGAGAACCATTACCGGGATCGACCGGAGGGCTGCCCCTCCCATATTTTAATGTATTGTGCCGAAGGCACAGGTTGGTACGCCACGGACGGTGGCAAAAGACAGGATGTTAAGGCAGGTAGTCTCGTTGTTCTTCCTGCCCACGTTGCGCATATCTATGGTGCATACTCAGCCGATCCCTGGAGTATCTATTGGATTCACTTACGTGGTGAACATGCCGCTGCCTATATGGAGCCACTGCTCGCTGGAGGTGTGTTGACTATGGCTCCGGCGAAAGCTCAGAAGTGGCTGGAACTATATCATGAATGCTATGGAGCATTGGAGACAGGTTATTCCTTACAAACGATGACGTACACCTCACAGATTGTTGGATATATGTTAGGCATGCTCGCTTACGGACATGGTACGGAGGGCAATATGATTAGCAGTAAACGAGCTGCCGAGCAGTCTGTACAGTACATGCTGGAGCATCTGGAGAGCGGAGTAACCCTCAAAGAATTGGCTGCACAAGCCAGCCTCTCCGCCCCGCATTATTCACAACTGTTCAAGCAAGCAACAGGACATTCGCCAATTGATTATTTTCTGCGGCTTAAAATTCAACATTCCTGTCGCTACCTTGATTTTACAGATTGGACGGTGAAGCAGATTAGCTCGAAGCTTGGCTTCAAAGACCCTTATTATTTCTCGCGTCTGTTCCGTAAAATGATTGGTCAATCACCTACCGACTATCGGAACAAGTCCAAAGGATAG
- a CDS encoding glycosyltransferase family 2 protein, whose amino-acid sequence MNERWLELLQSLILLCYKGIWIYLVVVIIACIWLFLAAVRTMMRKKDLDLLHYDEVLNEALAPPVSVLLPVHNREKTIIADVSHLLDIHYGCYEVIVINDGSTDGTMERLMEMYELSKVKSKIHYSSIGQAVGEIRGAYRSLRYDNLVVVDKQYGGHSDALNAGIRVSQYPYFASIGPTTILDKYAFVKMMKPVMAALPGEEIIACGGRLELADSQRVSCSRFHIQGEKPAAALPRSPLLMMQRIEYIRAFLISGLGLVRYNINTLLFTSEAFGLFKKSYVMEIGGFNPDPRMAHLELIMRLHKHMKQIKGRGRIVYIDDPVCSMKAPESCTGLHQQRIRWHRQLTNTMWEQREMAGNPKYGWMGMVTIPYFIMVELIGPVLEVGTLLLLGVGLLLPFVENSLLVVLGMLLVLYGSLLSAAVILFEVWLARKRYTAREVTRLFLYALSESFWFRPMNNIFRVHGLIKAIWSLRGHGGSGGSAYSELPADK is encoded by the coding sequence ATGAACGAAAGATGGCTTGAGCTGCTGCAGAGTTTAATTCTGTTATGTTATAAAGGCATATGGATCTACCTCGTTGTTGTGATCATCGCATGTATATGGTTATTTCTAGCGGCGGTTCGTACGATGATGCGAAAAAAGGATCTGGATCTGCTTCACTATGATGAAGTGCTCAATGAAGCACTCGCTCCCCCGGTGTCTGTACTTCTTCCCGTACATAATCGAGAGAAGACTATTATTGCGGACGTATCCCACCTCCTTGATATCCACTATGGATGCTATGAAGTGATTGTTATTAATGATGGATCAACAGACGGTACGATGGAACGCTTAATGGAAATGTATGAGCTGTCTAAGGTGAAGAGCAAGATCCATTATTCCAGTATTGGGCAGGCAGTTGGAGAGATTAGAGGTGCATACCGTTCACTGCGATATGACAATCTTGTCGTGGTCGACAAACAATACGGAGGACACTCCGATGCTTTGAATGCGGGAATACGTGTGTCTCAGTATCCGTATTTTGCATCCATTGGCCCTACGACTATTCTGGACAAATATGCATTTGTGAAAATGATGAAGCCCGTTATGGCTGCGTTGCCGGGTGAAGAGATTATCGCTTGTGGCGGGCGGTTAGAGCTTGCGGACTCACAGAGGGTGTCCTGCTCCAGATTTCATATTCAAGGAGAGAAGCCTGCCGCAGCTCTTCCAAGAAGTCCGCTACTTATGATGCAGAGGATTGAGTATATCCGTGCATTTCTCATCAGTGGATTGGGCTTGGTTAGATACAATATCAATACGTTATTGTTTACGTCAGAAGCTTTTGGTTTGTTCAAAAAAAGTTATGTTATGGAAATCGGAGGATTTAATCCTGATCCAAGAATGGCTCATCTAGAGCTGATCATGCGTCTTCATAAGCACATGAAACAGATCAAGGGCAGGGGACGAATCGTATATATTGACGACCCTGTATGCAGTATGAAAGCACCCGAGTCATGTACTGGGCTGCACCAGCAGCGTATACGCTGGCATCGTCAGTTGACCAATACGATGTGGGAGCAACGGGAGATGGCAGGCAATCCGAAGTACGGTTGGATGGGCATGGTGACGATCCCGTATTTTATCATGGTAGAGTTAATTGGGCCTGTCTTGGAGGTCGGGACGCTGTTGCTATTAGGGGTAGGTCTGCTGCTGCCATTTGTGGAGAACAGTCTACTGGTTGTGCTGGGTATGCTCTTAGTGCTCTATGGTTCACTTCTATCTGCGGCAGTCATTCTATTCGAAGTATGGCTGGCACGCAAAAGGTACACGGCACGTGAAGTCACGCGTCTGTTCTTGTACGCATTATCTGAATCGTTCTGGTTCAGACCGATGAATAACATCTTCCGTGTTCATGGACTTATTAAGGCGATTTGGAGTCTGAGAGGGCATGGAGGCTCAGGAGGTTCGGCTTATTCGGAGCTTCCGGCAGATAAGTAA